gttgggcctgaccagtagctgacccctattgttttttgggctcaatgggtcaaaggtcaaggtcacagtgaccttgaatggtaaaaggttgttcgagtgataactcgacaatgcctgcacccatggccctcaaacttgacttggaggttgggcctgaccagtagatgacccctattgtttttgggggtcattgggccaaaggtcaaggtcacagtgaccttcaatggtaaaaggttgtccgattgataactcaacaatgcctgcacccatggccctcaaacttgacttggagaattggtctgaccaggagatgaatcctatggtttttgggggtcatctagccaaaggtcaatgtcacagtgacctggaatggtaaaaggttggccgagtgataactcgacaatgcctggacccatggccctcaaacttgacttggaggttgggcctggccagaagatggtccctattgatttaaggggtcattgggccaaaggtcaaggtcacagtgacctggaatggtaaagggttatccgagtgataacttgacaatggctgcacccatggccctcaaacttgatttggaggttgagcctggccagaagattgtccctattaattttaggggtcattgggccaaaggtcaaggtcacagtgaccttgaatgataaacggatgtccaagtgataactcaacaatgcctgcacccatggccctcaaacttgacatggaggttgggcctgaccagtagatgacccctattgattttaggggtcaaaggtcaaggtcacagtgaccttgaaagcaaactcgacaattcttggacctatggtcatcaaacttgacatgaaggttgggcctgcccagtagatgacccctatcgactttgggggtcatcaggccaaggtcaatgtcacagtaacctttaacgcaaaaaagttaacaaatcttcccccactgatatctcaacaatgcctgaacctatgatcattaaacttgacatggatgttaagcctgaccaatagatcacccttattgattttaggattcatagagccaaaggtcaaggtcacagtgatcttgaatggtaaaaggttgtccgagtgataactcaacaatgcctgaacccatggccttcaaacttgacttggagttgcatctgacttgtagatgaccccttatgatttaaggggtcatcggatcaaggtcacagtgaccttgaacgaaaaaaacttgtcttgtgataacttgacaatgcctgcacccatggccctcaaacttgacatttaggtttctggtgaccagctgatgactctggattttgagttcatagagtcaaaggtcatgacggtcataacacactttatcctcacactttaatggtcataatcttaaaacagcaacaaatcagctgtcatttcggtccatgcatatttcattcaattgtccatataatcctgacaacatggcgctcaggggggcataatgtttgacaaacatctcttatTGACATTGCCTTCAAAGGGCAATACATTTTTCCCGATTCCAATAAAACATCTCtcaacataaaatgtttgttatctAAAGAAAGAACCTTAATATAATTTGGCAAATAATATAATCTGAGGTCGGTTGATCAAGATTTAAGTTGAATCTAAGTTTTGGAATTCacattgttgttgattttgcaGGTTGTGAGACAGCCCAGTATGACCAGTGTGATAGGCTCTGGAAGCAATGGTCAAAAGATTATTGGACCAGTCAAGCCTCAGATCATTAAGACCCCTGACAAACCTGGCTTCAAGCCAGCTACTTGTAAGTTGGGTtgtgtatacatataaatacatattacatgAAGTACATGTATCAATTCAAATTGGTTCaacatgtattatgtttattttaaagaacttATTACTGAATAACATATGTTTCGTTTTGCAGTTCCCAGTACTGACATAGGAAAGCCAGTAAAGTCTCCGCTAGCACCTCTGTCTTCAAACCGGGAGAAAATCAGGATCAGTCTCGGTGTAAAGCCGCTAAACAAAACCCCTGAGCAGGCCAAACCAACAGTAAAATCAGGCCAGACAACCCCTTCCAACCCCCGTCTCACACCTGCGGCCACTCCCACAAAGAGTGGTGATAAGCCAAATGCTCCTCCCACTCCAAAACTTGTTATGAAAATACAGAATGGCAAAGCTATAACTATTGAAACATCGCCTAATGGAGTAAGAAGGATTCTCTCTGACGATGATGAAGTTGTGTCAAAGATGAATGagaaaaaacaaagaaaacacaagaAGAGATCAAGCCTGGTGCCATATGGGGATGACTCCACCTCTGATAGTGATTGCTCTAAGGGCACCTCGTCTCATGTGAATGGAATTGCCAGGAAAAGGAGGCTTGACAGTACAGAGGACAAGAGTCTGCCTACTTCACCAAAGTTGAAGTTTGTGGAGAATCAGAATGGAGCCCATCCTTTACATGAGCACAACTATGGTATCAAGGATAAGAATGGAATCTTGTTTGACAAATCACTCAACACAACCACCTCTGTGCCTGGCAATGCTCACCTGATGGAAACCATCACTATGAAAGACCGGCTCAGCCATGCTCACCCAGATAGAAGTAGGGATTTGAAGAACACTTCACAAAAAAATAGCACTCCTGTTAGGAAGAATCTCGCAGAGAGCCTTTCTTGCAACACAACTGCCAACGCTGCCAAGCATGCAGGCGCTACCGAGTGGACCACTGTAATTGAATCAGTGAAAAGCCCAGTTGGATCCTCTCACAGCAATTGTAGTGTACAGAGCGGTCACTCGACCAGCGAATGGTCTGTTACTAAGAACAAGCTCTTGCACAATGGACACAGCAACGATGGTTGGACAGTCACTCCTAATAAGGATGATGCTGTAAAGACATCAGGCTCCCAAACTTGTGTCAGTGGAGATGTGAAGAAGGCTAAATATGACTATGCTACCACTGATAGTTATTCGAGCCCTTTTCTGATTGACAATGGCACATCTTGCCTGCTTAATGCAGAGCAAGAGAAAGATAAAACCTCTGAGGAGAACAGACTGTACAAAAAAGCCAAAAAGCATAAGAAGCATAAAAAGCACAAGCATGAAGACAGAGATAGGCAGCACAAGTATTCAGAGCTTGATGAAAGCCCAACTAACTCgcacaaaaagaaaaagaagaaaaagaagcaCAAGCATCGTGCTGAAGATAGAGATGATGATACTTCAATTCACATATCACAGGAGGTCAGTCCGGAGAGAAGGGAAGTGGAGAAACATCAACAGAGAGACGAGGCTGGAGAGCCTAACAGAGAGGAGGAGCTTGAGAGGACCCATAGGCAGAAGGGGGAGAAAGGCCAAAAGCGACGGATGGACGATGAGGAAGACAGCCCTGCCAAGAGGAGTAGACAGGACTCTGAGTCTTCCCCAGAGTATGAGTGGGTTGAGAAGTCAGTGCCAGTCAGGAGGCTTTCACAGTCTGTCCCAGGTTGGTATTTGTATtcagatttaaaacaaatcattacatttttcatgtcTTTCATAATTCACAGGTGAAACAGAATTTTTAAGTATGTAGTAGTTAATGGACAGACTTATGGAAGCATGCTGCATCCGGTCCCTTTTTGGTAGCACTTTTGCCCTTTTGTCGTACTTGAAGCTTATAATAAGAATATTAACAcacacaaaatttacatatttggtattAGAAATCTTATACTTATCATACAATTTTTACATCATTGATAACATTCAAGTTCTTTGTAGCCTTGGACAATGTGTCTTTTTCTCTCTATGCGTCTAGTTcgtcttctgcagcaccctgttctTTTAAAAACCTTGCAAAAGCCCTAGGCTTATCTGACGGATTAGCCaggtcatttaaaatataatataccgTTCTCCAGTTTCAGAACTCTGTATACTTGCTAGTGAATACTTTACATTATTTCATCCATCACTGCAGGTTCTCCCCCACCTAGCCAGAAGTGGGACCATCATGTGAAGGATGGGTATAAGCGGCCTGCTCTGTCTGGCTCCTCCACTCCCCTCAAGTCACATTGGGATGGCCTGAAACACTCCAAGGTCGTCAGCCAGCTAGAAGACATTGCTAAATATGGATACGGCGCCCCTGGTACGTTTTTTACTGTTTCGATCTGTATGTTGGGTTAAATTTGGTGATAATAATAGTAATTCTCTAATGGGAGTGTCTTCAGCTGAGACCacaatgaattttaattttttgattaatatttgcacattttgttaatgaaatgaGGTTTCTGTGgtataaggttttttttatgaacacaaagatcatacataaacattattaaGCATAAtgtgtgtacatatatatatttcagtatcTGGCTGGGATGGTGGTCGCTCACACATGGACATGGAGAAAAACCGGTCCAGCACATGGAGACAGGACTCAGATGATGAATATGACGAGGAGTTTGACCAGGGTCGCGTAAAGAAGGTGAAACACAAGGGCCATGGAGACCACAGACAGAACGGCAACATCTTCCAAAATGAGCAGGACAAGAGGAATAGGTTCAAAACAAATGTGAGTTTACAAGAGTAGTGAAAGGGGTACAATATAGGCTTACACTTGATAGCtgcaaaacagttttttttatattttaatgcataatgtTTAACACACTTGACTTGTATGATTTATGTTACTGTTGAAAACAagttagttattatttaacaattgtgCCAAGA
Above is a genomic segment from Mya arenaria isolate MELC-2E11 chromosome 2, ASM2691426v1 containing:
- the LOC128219276 gene encoding ubiquitin carboxyl-terminal hydrolase 42-like produces the protein MQNIQQKLGSAFGKRTDIDSQLKSNSASYLLHNIDYVPSSREQSSINDLLKGKYVNLAPSNAAPVKKPLHSNTTPHDDGEGLPQPKVILFPLEKLDFSWHQQRAGCGFQNCGNTCFLNATMQCLVHCPPLTNYMMSGEHQATCRAVNQDRCILCNLQFLTKRGVHGVADSITPKWFVNNLQYIGRHFRIGRQEDAHEFLRLSLEKMMKCAVGGYHEKLDKYSKDTTVIHQIYAGYLRSQVVCSRCEYKSNTYDPLLDISLDIKNADNLERAFHQFVAPDKLDMENAYKCDKCKQKVMATKRFTIHKAPNVLTIQLKRFQYAVGGGGFYGSGIGGKINKMVKYPPKFNLRPYMSNKVGPPETYSLLATIQHEGYSSQSGHYVSNVRVGRDWYHYNDSTKRLTSLQRCLNEPSAYILFYMKDSAVLASRSSQNLTKVVRQPSMTSVIGSGSNGQKIIGPVKPQIIKTPDKPGFKPATFPSTDIGKPVKSPLAPLSSNREKIRISLGVKPLNKTPEQAKPTVKSGQTTPSNPRLTPAATPTKSGDKPNAPPTPKLVMKIQNGKAITIETSPNGVRRILSDDDEVVSKMNEKKQRKHKKRSSLVPYGDDSTSDSDCSKGTSSHVNGIARKRRLDSTEDKSLPTSPKLKFVENQNGAHPLHEHNYGIKDKNGILFDKSLNTTTSVPGNAHLMETITMKDRLSHAHPDRSRDLKNTSQKNSTPVRKNLAESLSCNTTANAAKHAGATEWTTVIESVKSPVGSSHSNCSVQSGHSTSEWSVTKNKLLHNGHSNDGWTVTPNKDDAVKTSGSQTCVSGDVKKAKYDYATTDSYSSPFLIDNGTSCLLNAEQEKDKTSEENRLYKKAKKHKKHKKHKHEDRDRQHKYSELDESPTNSHKKKKKKKKHKHRAEDRDDDTSIHISQEVSPERREVEKHQQRDEAGEPNREEELERTHRQKGEKGQKRRMDDEEDSPAKRSRQDSESSPEYEWVEKSVPVRRLSQSVPGSPPPSQKWDHHVKDGYKRPALSGSSTPLKSHWDGLKHSKVVSQLEDIAKYGYGAPVSGWDGGRSHMDMEKNRSSTWRQDSDDEYDEEFDQGRVKKVKHKGHGDHRQNGNIFQNEQDKRNRFKTNWSTMKVGDNNRFFPQNNGHSTSNTHLHY